TAAGTAACAATAATAATTTAATATTATAAAAATATTTTAAAAACTTGTAGAAGAAATTTAGGAATGAGTGTCAATCTTTTAGTTATGACTAAATCTTTTGGTTAAATGCAAAATGAGTTTGTGGGTTTGTTTTTCAAGATTTTGAAATGATTTAGAATTATCAATTACGAAGTCGGCATGGGTAATTTTTTCACTATCAGGCATTTGAGTATGGATAATTTTTTTTGCTTCGGAGACTGAAATTTTTCTTTTTTCTTCAAGTCTTTTTAGTTTTACAGATTCATCGGCTACAACAACAATACAAAAATCAAAACTACTTTGCCTTTTAAGCTCTAAAATTAAAGATGCTTCGTAAAAAACCCAAGCAGAGGGGGCAATTTTGTTAAGTACTTCTAATCTTGAATTATACAGTTCCAATATTGCCGGGTGCAAAATACTTTCTAATGATTTTTTTAATTTTGGTTTAGAAAATACTTGATTACGAATATAATCTCTATTTAAAATTCCAGGACTAATAAACACAGAATCACCAAAAATTGTTTTAATTCTTGCTTGCACTTCTGGAAAAAATAACACCTCACGAGAAAATAAATCTGCGTCCCAAACGCAATAACCTTTTTTTGCTAATATTTTAGAAAGTGTTGATTTTCCAGAACCAATACCTCCTGTAATTGCAATCTTTTTACACATAATTAGCGTTTGTTGTTATCACGTTGTTGTCTATATTGGTTGTTATTTTGTTGGTTACTTGAGTTTTGATCTTCATAAAATCTTTGTGAATTTTGGTAATTAGCTCGAGTGTTAAATCTTTGATTCTGAGCATTATTATTTTGATATTGATTTCTAAAATTGTTTTGATTTGAGTTTTGTTGTCTTGAGTTATTATTTTGTTGTTGATAATTTCTATTGTTAAGCTGTGATCTATTGTTGTTTTGTTGTTGAGGGTTTCTTGGTTGAAAGCCAAAACGATTTCTATTTTGCAAATTGTTTTGTTGTTGCCTATTGTTCATTGAATGATGACTTAAATGAGGCTGAGGAGCGGCCTGCGTTCCATCAGAATGAACGTAACCTGTTCTGGTCATCAAATGACTGGGTGTCGGTCTCATTTGATCTTCAAAAACTCTTTTTGCAACGCCTTCTGCGACAAGTTCAACAAGTAAATCTTCTACAGAAATACCTTCCATTTTTGACATTTGCCGGAGCTGATTCATCAGCGACCACGAAAAAGATACAGAGATATTATTTTGAGAAAAATCCCTAATTTCTGATGAATTTTGAAGGTCTTCTTCGCAAAAGTCGTCAGAATAATTTTCATTTTCTTGGAATTCTTGGGAAACATCATTAACTGCAAAATCATTATTTTGCTCAATTTCCCAATTTACTTCGGATTCTAAAGTTTCATCGGAAGAGTCTTCTATATGATTTAGTGTCACCACATTCTCCACTTCTTTAACAGGCTGATGATTATTTTCTGTTGTAATTTCAGGATGAATTTCATCTTCTTTAATTAAATGCGTTTCTTCTAACGAAGGTGTGCAAACTGCTTTGAGTTTAGGTGGGCGACCTCTGCCTCGTTTAGAAGGAGATGATTCTATTCCCCCTGTTTCTTTTGATGATTCTTCGAAAAGTGATAATGAAAAATACCTACGAGTGTGAAAATAAATCACGACGATACTCCAATATAAAGTAACAATAACAAGCAATGTTTAATAAATTAATTATTCAGGTAAAAATTCTATAAAAATCCTATGCAATTAAATAAAAACATGAAACATTTAGAAGGAGAGGTATTCTCACTTCTTACATAATCCCATAAAAGAGCTTTCAAAACAAGTATCTTAAACCAGTCTATCAAGGATTTTTTTACCTATATATTTTACAAAATGATATTGGTAAAAATGATCAATTTGTTTCGCTTAAATCGTGCAGATCAGCGAATTCTGAAAGCATACTTAAATTTTCGGTCCAACCAGGTTTAACTTTAACAAAAAGTTCTAAGAATACCTTCTTTTCAAGATGTTTTTCTAATGAAACTCTTGCTAACATTCCAATATTTTTAAGTCGCACCCCTTTTTTTCCAATGACTATACCTTTTTGAGATTCGCGATCTACAATTAATGTTGCTAAAATTTTTACGACTTTTTGCTCAGTGGTAAATTTTTCAATAACAACAGCTATTTTATATGGCAGCTCCTGACCAAGCTGACGAAAAATTTGTTCACGAATAATTTCACTACATACAAATTTTTGCGATCTGTCAGTAAGATCATCCTCGCCAAATAGCCAATCGCTAATCGGCATATGAGTGGATATGAGCTTTCTCATAAATACGACATGTTCTGGAGTTTTAGATGAAACTAGAATAGACGTATTTTCAGCAAGTTGACAATTTAAACTATTTGAAGAACTCAAATCCTTTAAAAGGCTTTGAAATTGTTGTTCAATGTTTAGTCTTTCTTGTTCTGCTTCTTTTATCTTAACCTTATCTGATTTAGTTGCAAGGAGTAGAAGCTTTTTATTGTATTTTTTTAAAATACCCTTTAGCCAAAGTGTATCTTCTGGATGCCAGCCCTGAGAAACGTCAATCAAATAACATACAAGGTCGGCTTCAGCTAATACGTTCCAGGCTGTTTTGTTCATCATTTGATTGATTTTAGGCAACCCTTGATCTTGATGAATGCCTGGGGTGTCAAGCAAAAGAATTTGACAATCGCTTTCTGTGAAAATGCCTAAAATTTTGTTTCTTGTTGTTTGGGGCTTATTGCTGACAACAGCTAATTTTGAGCCAAGTATTGCATTTAAAAACGTGCTTTTTCCCGCATTGGGTCTGCCAAGTAATGCCACATATCCGCATTTTTTCTTCATTTTTTACCTTCAAAAAAACTAATGACCATATCTTTTGTTAATTTTCCTAATTCAATTTCATTTAAAATTTTTTCTGCAACCTTTTTGCTAGCTTCTCTTTTGCTAGCTGCAGATGCTCTTCCTATTTCTGTGTTTCCAACAAAGGCGGCAACAATAAAAAAAGTTTCTTGGGGGGTTCCCTCGGTACCTATCGTTCTATAGGATGGAGGAAGACCTATAATTCCTTGAGTCCATTGTTGTAACTTACTTTTTGAATCAAATTTAAGAAGAATGTCTTGTCCAGCTTTAAGATCGTTGGCAAAAACTTTAAGTAACCACATATGTGCTTTTTCTTCGCCGGCGTCAAGAAGTAAAGCGGCGGTTACGGCCTCAAAAGCGTCAGCAAGGACGTTATCTCTTCTTTGAGGGTTTGAGTTCATTTCTGCTTTTCCAACCAGAAGACATTCTCCTATACCAAGATCTCTGCTTTTTAAAGCAAGATTTTCTGTTCCTACTATTGCTGCTCTTAAGCGAGAAAGATCGCCTTCTTGCAAAGACTTGTGGGCAATCATGGCTTCAGAAGCAATAAAAAAGCTAAGAAACGCATCGCCAAAAAACTCAAGACGTTCATTTGAAAATATGCCAGATCTATCGTGAGGCCAGTAGACGAGAGATGAACGATGAACAATAGAAATAGCGGCAATTTTTTTGTCTTTATATCTGTGATCTTGTATTTCTCCAAGTTTATCAATATTGGCTTCAATTTGAGGGAAAACTCGGCTTAACTTTACAAAATTAAGCTCACACAAGTGAGATTTAAGAAGCAAAAGACGATCGCTGAACATTATTGTATGACCTTATCAATAAAGCCACCACCTATCACTTCGTCGTTATAGTATAAAACAGCTATTTGTCCTGGTGTTACAGACTTTTGTGGCACCTTAAAATGCAAATAAGTAGAATTATCATTTTTAACTACAGTTGCTTTGCATGGTGTTGAGCGATAGCGAATTTTTACATCATATTCGCAATCAAAGCGATGAGGTCGAATTGAAT
This region of Spirobacillus cienkowskii genomic DNA includes:
- the coaE gene encoding dephospho-CoA kinase (Dephospho-CoA kinase (CoaE) performs the final step in coenzyme A biosynthesis.) is translated as MCKKIAITGGIGSGKSTLSKILAKKGYCVWDADLFSREVLFFPEVQARIKTIFGDSVFISPGILNRDYIRNQVFSKPKLKKSLESILHPAILELYNSRLEVLNKIAPSAWVFYEASLILELKRQSSFDFCIVVVADESVKLKRLEEKRKISVSEAKKIIHTQMPDSEKITHADFVIDNSKSFQNLEKQTHKLILHLTKRFSHN
- the era gene encoding GTPase Era, which gives rise to MKKKCGYVALLGRPNAGKSTFLNAILGSKLAVVSNKPQTTRNKILGIFTESDCQILLLDTPGIHQDQGLPKINQMMNKTAWNVLAEADLVCYLIDVSQGWHPEDTLWLKGILKKYNKKLLLLATKSDKVKIKEAEQERLNIEQQFQSLLKDLSSSNSLNCQLAENTSILVSSKTPEHVVFMRKLISTHMPISDWLFGEDDLTDRSQKFVCSEIIREQIFRQLGQELPYKIAVVIEKFTTEQKVVKILATLIVDRESQKGIVIGKKGVRLKNIGMLARVSLEKHLEKKVFLELFVKVKPGWTENLSMLSEFADLHDLSETN
- a CDS encoding ribonuclease III family protein, translating into MFSDRLLLLKSHLCELNFVKLSRVFPQIEANIDKLGEIQDHRYKDKKIAAISIVHRSSLVYWPHDRSGIFSNERLEFFGDAFLSFFIASEAMIAHKSLQEGDLSRLRAAIVGTENLALKSRDLGIGECLLVGKAEMNSNPQRRDNVLADAFEAVTAALLLDAGEEKAHMWLLKVFANDLKAGQDILLKFDSKSKLQQWTQGIIGLPPSYRTIGTEGTPQETFFIVAAFVGNTEIGRASAASKREASKKVAEKILNEIELGKLTKDMVISFFEGKK